A genomic region of Plasmodium malariae genome assembly, chromosome: 14 contains the following coding sequences:
- the PmUG01_14029800 gene encoding conserved Plasmodium protein, unknown function, which translates to MSTERSEILLEDKSSLFKKRRKKCKITRKRKKIKLYYKRKSQEKKKKNYKIFKNNTKITKRRKLKKSYKNINFVMQNDNLMKLIQIDTSEESIRYYEQAGYEDSIVACHVEKIKMELCSRKENAYSGYTSPNENKNGTTRINDSGGSSSNNGISGRGNHSRSSSRCSSDICIERTDGFTCVHDDRGNEKGNVVNISKEIVRTAENCKSNSSSPGSTSYPSNHFNLSTQKKTEFFKAQKNNCATCIATTISTKKHFLQTDRLRENDKRSRNVQKKRLHGESDSTVLKCEEEYASNVNRVKSIIDEMPVQEYKIVEKENTTTYKSSSDRATSCDDMNYVHVILKYEQEGKQKNLIFEKSQNKVCAIRADAFANITSNTEDKEGRDPETEGGGKVEGTHHKGGNRSSSSAGENGSSGIAGENGSSGIAGGNGSSSIARGNGSSSITGGNSCRASGNRSNGNHNSRTHRGNPYGRRRKNVTQDPIIEPVSKNISYGENQDRGKFPDDQKFISDIEDISADGFKKLLICMKNNIKEICEILENLSEEKLVYLSLPFNENYEIVKYFYLLSIKKIDKMIKLLNVDNYKSFILLFDENKITEIVNNVSLNTSISILLHLPQHKLTHIFSQMNVKNIIKLINVIPLCKFYYIVECIPIEIISPLSNNITYEKLCIIHNSLSSNSLDLLTNNLCIKTVNRLITDLPIYKSIKILKSLPPKKIADSINVNSASFNFSVQLYTSFSAHEIIEIMTHLNMKCIGILLKECCKLTKIVLYINYHISVDKFKLIVQKLPTKFLKKIINDISLKLLVVFFISFSKKKTVPCLYVLSRKKLNYILHKMPEKKKIIIIIRSILEKNYTKNTCKKWERKNQKLINQMDDKNVCLILNMLKGRDYLHFCKLLLYSNKIQNIINTAIHNNDDKKTATIILYLPINNIIQIVQMFEEKKLDRISKYFPIYINDRIIKSNVSIHNQISKIQQIFIMCRLLRLRHICFNSHIIRTYTQNVKSNYIVHRKMNHIIHSINLKNYKKFLNNISCAKIIDMVNTIDNVMSKNTYNENKLVNCIFIFFNIYHQNGAKNCVGKEFLFQKESNKKNIIKYRCKKDLSLCKSLSHIRNTSFDNTKKCYPFQNINRANTSNENKSGKINFPIQKRVLTYVSSESENNIVPLVIPSGKSIISKLRNNFCAFLINLVSFIKLHIQEYVLLSPANIKNGKCDISAYCGNYAQYDKCDNCDHCIKHGNSKVIVKNIPNGLNSAVRINAYTENHCSSDNKILTNNDEPTLICNPLWGKEYIYSKIIFNAVRRIMKNIFSTVKKINQMENSSYIKKHISILNIVNSNIVHFKDHTKQSVLNMLNEKAVLKEIKTPCRYYTDGHINYSGKSNRQKNSGGKKFFIKHHSGKNRECDEKGEKIGEIKGEKMGEIKGEKMGEIKGEKMGEIKGEKWEKIGEIIGEKMGEIKGEKIGEIIGEKMGEIIGEQKYEKKEFTIKTKQTTNETMLKYDSKGEKKSKFKLTKMQEIQDEKTVLGKNERNKLEQISSNRIDFNIPGDDLLLHNEKELLRHLSIDVPIYSKSKEIALFDINHKGKRPYSGATSDEASEARNNGENIIPNSIAINVQNNTNKTQAPSWDNQLVTSSTYKQNKSEASEVGRNTDKKSYFFKRLAYFQNISIFKKLPRRKKNIFHSTRNLSLANNFNSAKGARQKIFGTINNRINSKNAKRVHSRKKGIGSGSGISGGSGTADEADGARRENASSGVSKSNKEKTCCLKFIFMLNDAHLERGTNKNATLVLNLFFLRKKKLFKNYDYTISGSSLNIHINNKGYEKFVNVNPDHKDTFCYINSNIISLNYDITDNSSRISNSNNNSNNNSNNNSNNSSNNNNNNNSNNNNNNNETIKNLYSLTSNMSFPMSNIRNNFALNCDVYNISNKNTNDGKNFQKIITFASTKISKKLTKSTREIYHNLNSNITLLWSSKELGYIFLDAHKSLYININDSSNRLRINLSRQNNDISQGGVTYKKDSLFFVKDIKEKISLRKIKTMFSKIFERKKSNYRMNYLMPKKRQNGKIEEQQNNNYSENKTTLNGKREYCAKIYKTDISADIIKQVRAKYEEKPKVEVNLTDDENEIYFGDEYYHFYNEEGEKEEEEEEDEEKDDDNDKDENEKSNLNDLSKFSYKDISLLCEELNQQNNITYKMTHQLEKTNDTVKTQKEGASIMILRHSTHGHKHKALKQKTLKCNTNDINNNNNKFPLNNKHSIVINSFNNVINEAQKKLSLKEKIINMKILEDANLNAISLNPLTESEKEKLQEIKKNELNKIIEEELHKRNISYKPQDVYSLGNSSFTDDEFNIILYLEKRKKKKDKKITKKEKKGIPFKKSVKYFIPSSFNGSKIFKLKLLSLIENSLCNYNVTLDNTTINCKGKDYTENKKDFCCISPKNSAPVCHFSRKHLYYNASPTNEENPLFFFINEYEDQKKLEVKIGLEKYAQSVQSVQNGKSLHNGQSVQNTPHKNTLAEKVDNIASLYDGKNSFFSSDNSVKLSNELLIKTERKIFHPRKNINSGNYLRCEKKKRSTDSENSNITTNKIKQNMGQEKNEILNNSSTLLEFDSFDSATYSLADKFSLNKSELCMKKKALNKSGIITKKCTENPNMLINKIKKKDKNNSRNGSQRSVSKISINNKIRHENIQSVTKLYHESNKFIDHSVKDSLRRSNGTIVEMGKNYSAKNKIMNRKIVSRISHNNLSLKYNEVEDINLNNKCEDCNISPIFLRKHKKGSSSLNQEKINQPKTSNPPLYEEESDKRSHFSLGEYCVKKEEDEHIHLAQIEEDCLNGFLNCERRANNSVGNSSKGNTNNSNCHSNYCNDSNNSNCYSNYCNNSNNSNSIINNSSTSNNSNCSSNINDSNCSSSNNGGEGRKEKLGFLNLHCLLENREENFYLISEGCANASNYVKDNMLIHTKLYNEIFNIKKNDMLISDKFTILNNMSNESYKDNIFCVHKKKKILCNICGDILKRNILNNLFFFRITIINKKGLFSKHVIINIYYQSPLIKAHFTEKDKIKYSFEKNSKDYNLKIVVINKNKLHKKFSWSKSKFFRKCLEIQLISTLENVGQLQNVQNGNTQSRNTHNQGVQKYTQEQSYYSKKESNPSNDNEERDPFATKKKSLSYEQMNDYSKSLSKMSQINDFSPCTYNNSHFAILSFSILDDKNKKKYEVESFVVPSIMLCTNR; encoded by the exons atgaGTACTGAAAGGAGCGAAATTCTTTTAGAAGATAAAAGTtcactatttaaaaaaagaagaaaaaaatgtaaaataacacgtaaacgtaaaaaaataaaattatattacaaaagGAAATctcaagaaaaaaaaaaaaaaaattataaaatttttaaaaataatacaaaaattacaaaaagaaggaaattaaaaaagagttataaaaacataaattttgttATGCAGAATGATAACCTGATGAAACTTATTCAGATAGATACCAGTGAAGAAAGTATAAGGTATTATGAACAAGCAGGCTACGAGGATTCAATAGTTGCATGCCatgtggaaaaaataaaaatggagtTATGCTCTAGGAAAGAGAATGCTTATTCAGGCTATACCAGCCCCAATGAGAACAAAAATGGTACTACTAGGATTAACGATAGTGGTGGTAGCAGTAGTAATAATGGTATTAGTGGTAGAGGTAATCACAGTCGTAGTAGTAGTCGCTGTAGTAGTGATATATGCATAGAGAGAACTGATGGCTTCACTTGTGTACACGATGACCGCGGCAATGAAAAAGGGAATGtagtaaatatttcaaaagaAATTGTGAGAACAGCTGAAAATTGTAAAAGTAACTCAAGCAGCCCAGGAAGCACAAGCTACCCAAGCAACCATTTCAATTTGAGTACCCAAAAAAAGACAGAATTTTTCAAAGCGCAGAAAAATAACTGTGCTACATGCATAGCTACAACGATAAGCACAAAGAAACATTTTCTGCAAACGGACAGATTAAGAGAGAACGACAAACGTTCCAGAAAtgttcagaaaaaaagattacaCGGTGAAAGTGATTCTACTGTTTTAAAATGTGAAGAAGAATATGCATCTAATGTAAACAGGGTAAAGAGCATCATAGATGAGATGCCAGTTCAGGAATATAAAATCgtagaaaaggaaaatactACTACTTATAAGAGCAGTTCTGATCGTGCTACTAGTTGTGACGATATGAATTATGTTCACGTAATACTAAAATACGAACAGGAGgggaaacaaaaaaatttaatttttgaaaaatcgCAAAACAAAGTGTGTGCTATAAGAGCAGACGCTTTTGCAAATATTACTTCTAATACAGAGGACAAAGAAGGGAGGGATCCAGAAACAGAAGGGGGTGGAAAGGTTGAAGGGACTCATCACAAGGGAGGAAACAGAAGTAGTAGTAGTGCAGGGGAAAATGGAAGTAGCGGTATAGCAGGGGAAAATGGAAGTAGCGGTATAGCAGGGGGAAATGGAAGTAGTAGCATAGCACGGGGAAATGGAAGTAGTAGCATAACAGGGGGAAATAGTTGCAGAGCAAGTGGTAATAGAAGTAACGGGAATCATAATAGCCGCACCCATAGAGGAAATCCCTATGGGAGAAGACGCAAAAATGTAACGCAGGATCCAATTATCGAGCCcgttagtaaaaatatatcatatggTGAAAATCAAGATAGAGGTAAGTTCCCAGATGACCAAAAGTTTATATCAGATATAGAGGACATATCAGCTGAtggatttaaaaaattattaatttgtatgaaaaataacataaaagaaatatgtgaaatattagaaaatttaaGCGAAGAAAAATTGGTTTATTTGTCTCTTccttttaatgaaaattatgaaatagtaaaatacttttatttattgtctataaaaaaaattgataaaatgataaaattgttaaatgTAGATAACtataaaagttttatattactatttgacgaaaataaaataacagaaATTGTGAATAACGTTTCTTTAAATACATCGATAAGTATTTTATTGCATTTACCTCAACACAAattaacacatatatttagCCAGAtgaatgttaaaaatattataaaattaataaatgtaataccTTTGTGTAAATTCTATTATATTGTAGAATGCATACCTATAGAGATAATTAGTCCTCTAtctaataatattacttatgaaaaattatgtattattcatAATTCCTTATCTTCAAATAGCTTGGATCTTTTAACAAACAATTTGTGTATAAAAACAGTTAACAGACTTATAACTGATTTACCCATATACAAAtcgataaaaattttgaaaagttTGCCCCCCAAAAAAATTGCAGATTCGATTAATGTAAATTCTGCttctttcaatttttctGTCCAGTTGTACACATCTTTTAGTGCACATGAAATAATCGAAATAATGACTCATCTGAATATGAAATGTATAGGAATTTTACTAAAAGAATGTTGTAAATTAACCAAAATTGttttgtatattaattaCCACATATCTGttgataaatttaaattaattgtCCAGAAATTACCAAcaaagtttttaaaaaaaattataaatgatatatcaCTAAAATTATTAGTAGTATTCTTTATATccttttctaaaaaaaagacaGTGCCTTGTTTGTATGTTCTATCAcgtaaaaagttaaattacATTTTGCATAAGATgccagaaaaaaaaaaaataataataataatacgtTCAATACTTGAGAAAAATTATACGAAAAATACATGTAAAAAGTGGGAAAGAAAAAACCAAAAGTTAATTAACCAAATGgatgataaaaatgtatgccttattttaaatatgttgaAAGGTCGAGATTACCTTCATTTTTGTAagctattattatattctaataaaatacaaaatattattaatactgctatacataataatgatgataaaaaaacTGCAACTATTATTCTCTATTTACctattaacaatattatacaaatagTTCAAATGTTTGAGGAGAAGAAGTTAGACAGAATAAGCAAATATTTTCCCATCTATATAAACGATAGAATTATAAAATCTAATGTTTCTATTCATAATCAAATTAGCAAAATACagcaaatatttattatgtgtaGACTACTTCGATTGAGacatatttgttttaattctCATATTATTAGAACATATACACAAAACGTTAAGTCTAACTACATTGTACATAGAAAAATGAATCACATAATTCATagcataaatttaaaaaattataaaaaatttttaaataatatttcttgtGCCAAAATTATCGATATGGTTAATACCATAGACAATGTTATGTCtaaaaatacttataatgaaaataaattagttaactgtatttttattttcttcaatatatatcatcAAAATGGGGCAAAAAATTGTGTGGGGAaagaatttctttttcaaaaagagagtaacaaaaaaaacataattaaatatagatGTAAAAAAGATTTATCATTATGTAAAAGTCTATCACATATTAGGAACACCTCTTTTGACAACACTAAAAAGTGTTAtccttttcaaaatataaataggGCGAATACTTCAAATGAGAACAAATctggaaaaataaatttcccTATACAAAAAAGAGTGCTCACTTATGTCAGCAGTGAATCGGAAAACAATATAGTTCCCTTGGTCATCCCCTCAGGAAAATCTATTATTAGCAAATTAAGAAACAATTTCTGCGCATTTTTGATAAACCTAGTTTCGTTCATTAAATTGCACATTCAGGAATACGTCCTACTATCCCCTGCTAATATCAAGAATGGCAAGTGTGATATCTCCGCGTATTGTGGAAACTATGCTCAGTATGACAAGTGCGATAACTGCGATCACTGTATCAAACATGGAAATAGCAAAGTTATTGTGAAGAACATTCCAAATGGGTTAAACAGTGCAGTTCGGATAAATGCATACACAGAAAACCATTGCAGTAGTGATAACAAGATACTTACTAATAATGATGAACCGACGTTAATATGTAATCCCCTCTGGGGAAaggaatacatatatagtaaaattatttttaatgcgGTAAGaagaattatgaaaaatattttttcaactgttaaaaaaataaatcaaatggAAAATTCATCATATATCAAAAAGCACATttctatattaaatattgttAATTCAAATATTGTACATTTTAAAGATCATACAAAACAGAGCGTATTAAACATGCTAAATGAAAAGGCTGTCTTGAAAGAGATTAAAACACCATGTAGATATTATACAGATGGACACATTAATTATAGTGGAAAAAGTAATAGACAAAAAAATTCTGGTGGTAAAAAGTTCTTTATCAAACATCATTCTGGTAAGAATAGAGAATGCGATGAAAAAGGCGAAAAAATAGGAGAAATAAAAGGCGAAAAAATGGGAGAAATAAAAGGCGAAAAAATGGGAGAAATAAAAGGCGAAAAAATGGGAGAAATAAAAGGCGAAAAATGG GAAAAAATAGGAGAAATAATAGGCGAAAAAATGGGAGAAATAAAAGGCGAAAAAATAGGAGAAATAATAGGCGAAAAAATGGGAGAAATAATAGGCGAacaaaaatacgaaaaaaaggaatttacAATTAAGACCAAACAGACAACTAATGAAACAATGCTTAAGTATGACAgcaaaggggaaaaaaaaagtaaatttaaattaaccAAAATGCAAGAAATACAAGATGAAAAAACAGTTTTAGGAAAAAATGAGAGGAACAAATTAGAACAAATAAGTAGCAATAGAATAGACTTTAACATTCCAGGTGATGacttattattacataatgaaaaagaactATTACGGCACTTATCTATTGATGTGCCAATATATTCAAAGAGTAAAGAAATTGCTCTTTTCGATATCAATCACAAGGGAAAACGTCCATACAGTGGTGCAACTAGTGATGAAGCAAGTGAGGCGCGAAATAACGGGGAAAATATCATACCGAATAGCATAGCTATTAATGTGCAGAATAATACAAACAAAACGCAAGCTCCTTCCTGGGATAACCAATTGGTAACATCCTCTACATACAAACAGAATAAAAGTGAAGCCAGTGAAGTAGGTAGAAATACAGATAAGAAAagttatttctttaaaagaTTAGCTTATTTTCAAAACATAtccatatttaaaaaattacctcgaagaaaaaaaaatatttttcatagtACACGAAATTTATCGCTAGCTAACAATTTTAATAGTGCTAAAGGTGCACGCCAAAAAATTTTTGGCACCataaataatagaataaattCGAAAAATGCGAAACGTGTACATTCAAGAAAAAAGGGTATAGGAAGTGGATCTGGTATATCAGGCGGATCGGGCACAGCGGATGAAGCGGACGGAGCACGCAGGGAAAACGCATCATCGGGCGTGAGCAAAAGCAACAAGGAAAAAACCTGCTGCTTAAAATTCATATTCATGCTAAATGATGCTCACCTAGAGCGTGGCACTAACAAGAATGCTACTCTAGTACTAAACCTATTTTttcttagaaaaaaaaagctttttaaaaattatgactACACAATTTCTGGAAGctcattaaatatacatataaataataaaggaTACGAAAAATTTGTAAACGTTAATCCTGATCACAAGGACACATTTTGTTACATTAACTCAAATATCATTTCGCtaaattatgatattactgataatagtagtagaattagcaatagtaataataatagtaacaataatagtaacaataatagtaataatagtagtaataataacaataataataatagtaataataacaataataataatgaaactATCAAAAATTTGTATTCACTAACGTCTAACATGTCTTTTCCAATGTCCAATATTAGAAACAATTTTGCTCTTAACTGTGATGTTTACAATATATCGAATAAAAACACAAATGATGGAAagaattttcaaaaaattataacattcGCATCTacaaaaataagcaaaaagtTAACAAAATCGACCAGAGAAATATATCACAATTTAAATAGTAACATTACCTTATTATGGTCCTCCAAAGAATTAGGatacatatttttagatGCCCAtaaatcattatatataaatattaatgattCTTCAAATCGTTTGCGAATAAATTTGAGTAGGCAAAACAATGATATATCACAAGGGGGCGTTACCTACAAAAAAGACAgtctattttttgttaaagatattaaagaaaaaataagtctcagaaaaataaaaacaatgttTTCCAAGATATTCGAAAGGAAAAAATCCAATTATCGTATGAACTATTTAATGccaaaaaaaagacaaaatggaaaaatagaggaacaacaaaataataattactcCGAGAATAAAACTACTCTTAACGGAAAAAGAGAGTACTGTGCGAAGATATACAAAACTGATATAAGCGCAGATATAATTAAACAAGTACGCGCTAAATATGAGGAGAAACCAAAAGTAGAGGTCAACCTTACGgatgatgaaaatgaaatatactTCGGCGATGAATACtaccatttttataatgagGAGGGGGAgaaagaggaagaagaagaggaagacgAAGAAAAGGATGACGATAATGACAAAGATGAGAACGAAAAGAGTAACTTAAACGAtctttcaaaattttcatataaagatatatcaCTTCTATGCGAAGAACTAAATCAACAGAACaacataacatataaaatgaCGCACCAGTTGGAAAAGACAAATGATACGGTTAAAACTCAAAAAGAGGGCGCTAGTATTATGATCCTTCGTCATTCTACTCATGGACATAAACACAAAGCGCTTAAACAGAAAACACTTAAATGCAACACAAacgatattaataataataacaacaaaTTTCCGCTAAACAACAAACACAGTATAGTTATTAACAGCTTTAACAATGTTATAAATGAAgcgcaaaaaaaattatctctcaaggaaaaaataattaatatgaaaatattagaaGATGCTAATTTAAATGCAATATCTCTCAATCCATTAACTGAaagtgaaaaagaaaaattgcaagaaataaaaaagaatgagctgaataaaattattgagGAAGAATtgcataaaagaaatatcaGTTATAAACCGCAGGACGTATATTCCTTGGGTAATTCCAGCTTTACTGATGatgaatttaatataatattatacttggaaaagaggaaaaaaaaaaaggacaaaaaaattacaaaaaaagaaaaaaaaggtataccatttaaaaaaagcgttaaatattttatcccGTCTAGTTTTAATGgtagtaaaatatttaagttaaAATTACTTTCCCTTATTGAAAATTCTCTGTGTAATTATAACGTTACATTGGATAACACTACTATCAACTGTAAAGGAAAAGACTATactgaaaataaaaaagatttttgCTGCATTTCACCTAAAAATAGTGCTCCTGTTTGTCATTTTTCAAGGAAACACCTCTACTATAATGCCTCTCCTACGAATGAGGAAAaccctttatttttttttataaatgaatatgaaGACCAGAAAAAATTAGAGGTAAAAATAGGGCTCGAAAAATATGCTCAGAGTGTGCAAAGTGtgcaaaatggaaaaagtTTGCATAATGGGCAAAGTGTGCAAAATACACCTCATAAAAACACCCTAGCAGAAAAGGTTGATAATATCGCTTCTTTATATGATGGAAAGAACTCCTTTTTTAGCAGCGATAACAGTGTTAAATTATCAAATGAGTTGCTTATCAAAACAGAGAGGAAAATATTTCACCctaggaaaaatataaattcagGAAATTATCTGCGgtgcgaaaaaaaaaaaagaagcacaGACAGCGAAAATAGTAACATCACtacaaacaaaattaaacaaaacaTGGGAcaagagaaaaatgaaatattaaataattcttcAACCCTTTTGGAGTTTGATTCATTTGATAGTGCCACATATTCTTTAGCAGATAAATTCTCATTAAATAAGTCAGAATTAtgcatgaaaaaaaaagctctGAACAAATCAGgtattataacaaaaaaatgtacagaAAATCCCAACATgctcataaataaaataaaaaaaaaagacaaaaataaCTCAAGAAATGGATCACAAAGAAGTGTATCAAAAATATctattaacaataaaatacGGCATGAAAATATTCAATCTGTTACTAAACTATACCATGAATCGAACAAATTTATTGATCATTCCGTGAAGGACTCCTTGAGAAGAAGTAACGGCACTATTGTTGAAATGGGTAAAAATTACagtgcaaaaaataaaataatgaaccGCAAAATAGTTAGCAGAATAagtcataataatttatctttGAAATACAATGAAGTGGaggatataaatttaaataataaatgcgAAGATTGCAATATAAGCCCTATATTTCTtagaaaacataaaaaaggtAGCAGCTCCTTGAAtcaggaaaaaataaatcaaccAAAAACTTCTAATCCTCCACTGTACGAGGAAGAATCAGATAAACGTTCACACTTCAGCTTAGGGGAATATtgtgtaaaaaaagaagaggatgaacatatacatttagCACAAATAGAGGAAGATTGCTTAAATGGATTTCTAAACTGTGAAAGGAGAGCTAACAATTCCGTTGGTAATAGTAGCAAAGGTAATACTAATAACAGCAATTGCCACAGTAATTATTGCAATGATAGCAATAACAGCAATTGCTACAGTAATTATTgcaataatagcaataacagcaatagtattattaataatagcaGTACTAGCAATAATAGCAATTGCAGTAGTAATATCAATGATAGTAATTGCAGCAGCAGCAATAATGGTGGAGAGGGCaggaaagaaaaattggGCTTCTTAAATTTGCACTGTTTGCTGGAAAATagagaagaaaatttttacttaatcAGCGAGGGTTGTGCTAACGCTAGTAATTATGTTAAGGATAACATGTTAATCCatacaaaattatacaatgaaattttcaatataaaaaagaatgataTGTTGATATCAGACAAGTTCACTATACTTAATAATATGTCAAATGAATCATATAAAGATAACATATTCtgtgtacataaaaaaaaaaaaattttatgtaatatatgtggagatatattaaaaagaaatattttaaataatttattctttttcagAATAAcgataataaataaaaaaggtcTTTTTTCAAAACACGTAATTATCAACATTTATTATCAGAGTCCTTTAATCAAAGCTCACTTTAccgaaaaagataaaattaaatattcctTTGAAAAAAACTCAAAggattataatttaaaaattgtcgttataaataaaaataaattacacaaaaaattttcctggtcaaaatcaaaattttttagaaaatgtCTAGAAATCCAGTTGATAAGCACATTAGAAAATGTTGGACAGTTGCAAAATGTGCAAAACGGAAATACACAAAGCCGAAATACCCATAACCAAGGTGttcaaaaatatacacaAGAGCAATCTTATTATTCTAAAAAAGAGTCAAATCCTTCTAATGACAATGAGGAGAGGGATCCTTTTGCAACAAAGAAAAAGTCTTTATCCTATGAACAAATGAATGACTATTCAAAAAGCTTATCAAAAATGAGTCAAATAAATGATTTTTCCCCCTGCACATATAATAACTCGCATTTTGCTATACTCAGCTTTAGCATCCTTGATGACAAAAATAAGAA GAAGTATGAAGTAGAGAGTTTTGTTGTTCCTTCCATAATGCTCTGTACAAATCgttga